The following coding sequences are from one Candidatus Methylomirabilota bacterium window:
- a CDS encoding ABC transporter substrate-binding protein, producing MRVIRLLARPLFLLALAAGVLAGPLAQAQPKPAPVKIGVLKLTSSAPVFVGAEKGFFREEGIEPELVYFQAAAPIAIALAAGQLDVGATGLTAALYNIVLGGEKLWIVADKGREWPGYPLVAIVVQKDLWESGLRSIRDLKGRRIGVTQLGSTFHYHIGNILEKDGLSLADVKIVPLQAMAATMEALKGKQVDAILVPQPFPGAAEAQGFGRIVAWAGDLYPWQIATIFYSGKFAGDRARAVAFMRGYVKASRYYFDAALIQKDGRTVPGVHYDEVVDITARYTGARPEIIKLGFPYQDRNGRLLVPDIQRQMAWWAANGFMKKPLPLAGIVDTSFVEEAVRALDR from the coding sequence ATGCGCGTGATTCGACTGCTCGCCCGGCCGCTCTTCCTCCTCGCCCTCGCCGCCGGCGTCCTCGCCGGGCCGCTCGCCCAGGCTCAGCCCAAGCCGGCGCCGGTGAAAATCGGCGTCCTCAAGCTCACCTCCTCCGCGCCCGTCTTCGTGGGGGCGGAGAAGGGCTTCTTCCGCGAAGAAGGAATCGAGCCCGAGCTGGTGTACTTCCAGGCCGCCGCGCCCATCGCCATCGCGCTGGCCGCGGGCCAGCTGGACGTCGGCGCCACCGGGCTCACCGCCGCCCTCTACAACATCGTGCTGGGCGGCGAGAAGCTGTGGATCGTCGCCGACAAGGGCCGCGAATGGCCCGGCTATCCGCTCGTGGCGATCGTCGTACAGAAGGACCTCTGGGAGAGCGGGCTGCGCTCCATCCGGGACTTGAAGGGCCGGCGGATCGGCGTGACGCAGCTGGGCTCGACGTTCCACTACCACATCGGCAACATCCTGGAAAAGGACGGGCTCTCGCTGGCCGACGTGAAGATCGTGCCGCTGCAGGCCATGGCCGCCACCATGGAGGCGCTGAAGGGCAAGCAGGTGGACGCCATCCTGGTGCCGCAGCCGTTCCCGGGCGCCGCCGAGGCGCAGGGCTTCGGCCGGATCGTGGCGTGGGCGGGCGATCTCTACCCGTGGCAGATCGCCACGATCTTCTACTCGGGCAAGTTCGCGGGCGACCGGGCGCGCGCGGTGGCGTTCATGAGGGGCTACGTGAAGGCCTCGCGCTATTACTTCGACGCGGCGCTGATCCAGAAGGACGGCCGCACCGTGCCGGGCGTCCACTACGACGAGGTCGTCGACATCACCGCGCGGTACACCGGCGCGCGGCCCGAGATCATCAAGCTCGGCTTTCCCTACCAGGACCGCAACGGCCGGCTGCTCGTGCCCGACATCCAGCGGCAGATGGCCTGGTGGGCCGCCAACGGGTTCATGAAGAAGCCGCTGCCGTTGGCCGGGATCGTCGACACCTCGTTCGTGGAGGAGGCCGTGAGGGCGCTCGATCGCTGA
- the accC gene encoding acetyl-CoA carboxylase biotin carboxylase subunit, which translates to MSAPFGKVLIANRGEIAVRIIRACRELHIKTVAVFSDVDRESLHVLLADEAVGIGPAPAVESYLVIDRLIAAARSTGADAVHPGYGFLAENAAFAQACQDAGLTFIGPPPAAIRAMGDKMAARRLAITMGVPVVPGTEQPIADDAEAARVAGRVGYPVMLKAAMGGGGKGMRLVRAPGELAGALRAARAEAGAAFGDAAVYIERFVEEPRHIEIQVLADAHGGIVYLGERECSIQRRHQKLVEESPSSFVTPEMRRRMGEAACRVAAAAGYVNAGTVEFLVDRERNFYFLEMNTRLQVEHPVTELVTGRDLVKDQLRIAAGEKLGFGQDDVALSGWAIECRINAENPYASFIPSPGHVAGLRVPGGPWVRDDTGVYAGCTIPRFYDTLMAKLIVWGPDREAATARMARALEEYKVVGVQTTIPILQRIIAHPDFSAGRLSTGFMERLLAADRPEAAGRHRRIALIAAALTAYERAGRPGPASAASAPSSSAWRQALRPGWSER; encoded by the coding sequence GTGAGTGCCCCGTTCGGGAAGGTCCTCATCGCGAATCGCGGCGAGATCGCCGTGCGGATCATCCGGGCCTGCCGCGAGCTGCACATCAAGACCGTCGCCGTCTTCTCCGACGTCGATCGTGAGTCGCTCCACGTCCTGCTGGCCGACGAGGCCGTCGGCATCGGCCCGGCGCCCGCGGTGGAGAGCTATCTCGTCATCGACCGGCTCATCGCGGCGGCCCGGAGCACGGGTGCCGACGCCGTGCATCCCGGCTATGGATTCCTCGCCGAGAACGCGGCGTTCGCGCAGGCCTGTCAGGACGCCGGGCTCACGTTCATCGGCCCGCCGCCCGCGGCCATCCGCGCGATGGGCGACAAGATGGCGGCGCGCCGGCTGGCCATCACGATGGGCGTGCCGGTGGTGCCGGGCACCGAGCAGCCGATCGCCGACGACGCGGAGGCCGCGCGGGTGGCGGGACGGGTGGGCTACCCGGTCATGCTCAAGGCCGCGATGGGCGGCGGCGGCAAGGGCATGCGGCTCGTGCGGGCCCCCGGCGAGCTGGCCGGCGCGCTGCGCGCCGCGCGCGCCGAGGCGGGTGCTGCGTTCGGCGATGCCGCCGTGTACATCGAGCGCTTCGTGGAGGAGCCGCGCCACATCGAGATCCAGGTCCTGGCCGACGCCCACGGCGGCATCGTGTACCTGGGCGAGCGCGAATGCTCGATCCAGCGTCGGCACCAGAAGCTGGTGGAGGAGAGCCCGTCGTCGTTCGTGACCCCGGAGATGCGGCGGCGCATGGGCGAGGCGGCCTGCCGGGTGGCCGCGGCGGCCGGCTACGTCAACGCCGGGACCGTGGAGTTCCTGGTCGATCGCGAGCGCAACTTCTACTTCCTCGAGATGAACACCCGGCTGCAGGTCGAGCACCCGGTGACCGAGCTGGTGACCGGGCGCGACCTGGTGAAGGACCAGCTGCGAATCGCCGCTGGTGAGAAGCTGGGCTTCGGCCAGGACGACGTCGCGCTCTCGGGCTGGGCGATCGAGTGCCGGATCAACGCCGAGAATCCCTACGCCTCGTTCATCCCGTCGCCCGGGCACGTGGCCGGGCTGCGGGTGCCCGGCGGCCCGTGGGTGCGCGACGACACCGGGGTCTACGCCGGCTGCACGATCCCGCGCTTCTACGACACCCTGATGGCCAAGCTGATCGTCTGGGGGCCCGACCGCGAGGCGGCGACCGCGCGCATGGCGCGGGCGCTCGAGGAGTACAAGGTCGTCGGCGTGCAGACCACGATCCCGATCCTTCAGCGGATCATCGCGCATCCGGACTTCTCGGCCGGACGTCTGTCCACCGGGTTCATGGAGCGCCTGCTCGCGGCGGACCGGCCGGAGGCCGCCGGCCGCCACCGCCGGATCGCGCTGATCGCGGCGGCGCTCACCGCCTACGAGCGGGCCGGCCGTCCGGGCCCGGCGAGCGCCGCGTCTGCCCCCTCGTCGAGCGCGTGGCGGCAAGCGCTGCGCCCGGGCTGGAGTGAGCGGTGA
- a CDS encoding biotin/lipoyl-containing protein, with translation MKFVAQAGGAITPIEVTGEAGRYTIVLDGATLTVDARRGGEGIWSILLDGASHVAEVTDQDGTCAVDVGGERYAIRVEEESRYIIRTRGAGGAEPGQVLKAPMPGKVTVIQVSVGQSVAAGDGLIVLEAMKMENEFKAQVAGTVKEIRVAAGQPVNPGDVLMVIE, from the coding sequence GTGAAGTTCGTGGCCCAGGCCGGCGGGGCGATCACCCCGATCGAGGTGACCGGGGAGGCGGGGCGCTACACCATCGTCCTCGACGGCGCGACCCTCACGGTGGACGCGCGCCGCGGCGGCGAGGGCATCTGGTCCATCCTGCTCGACGGCGCCTCCCACGTGGCGGAGGTGACGGATCAGGACGGCACCTGCGCGGTGGACGTCGGCGGCGAGCGCTACGCGATCCGGGTCGAGGAGGAGTCGCGCTACATCATCCGCACCCGCGGGGCCGGCGGGGCCGAGCCCGGGCAGGTGCTGAAGGCGCCGATGCCGGGCAAGGTGACGGTCATCCAGGTCTCGGTGGGGCAGTCGGTGGCTGCCGGCGACGGGCTCATCGTGCTGGAGGCCATGAAGATGGAGAACGAGTTCAAGGCGCAGGTGGCGGGCACGGTGAAGGAGATCCGGGTGGCGGCCGGCCAGCCCGTGAACCCCGGCGACGTGCTGATGGTCATCGAGTAG